A genomic stretch from Apis cerana isolate GH-2021 linkage group LG7, AcerK_1.0, whole genome shotgun sequence includes:
- the LOC107999390 gene encoding transcription elongation regulator 1 isoform X1, translating to METSTEQAPATTEAAPNNEQEHNEEGMEETEDYSFDGEDYRHFVPRGRGGFRGRGRGGFDFPMRGGPPRFRGRGFGPRGPMFRGANNGFPFEGPPRPNCPPGPAGPRFRGPPPFDPSWGPMGPPNLMGPPNLMGPPGMPPPHMMNGPIGTGPGPYGPPPGMGPPNMNNIPGQQQSPQQQAQQQANIPGLDLNGEVWVETKTPDGKSYYYNIRTRETTWTKPEGPNVKVMVQDQLEQLVHGASKQTTPSGTPTSSATTPNQINENRVSQNNEQSSTNNADAISQLSTAPPGTGPPPTLGETPDMNTQPTDTTQANGTAPTTVTNTPNMNTPAVNTNMMQPPPNMIPMQHRMPNQFGGPIATQFGAAPFGMPPPGFQPFGGYGPPQANWGMPQMPHGVMAPQAPAEDPAILAQLDQELVASAMVWTEHRAPDGRLYYYNSKAGESVWEKPQALKDLENAKLALRQKAEEAAANTTNTTVSTSTVTNNNATTEPTKQEKPQESNHETKDSVKEADANKPKKEETTPKEAAKPQDKSRPISSTPVPGTPWCVVWTGDGRVFFYNPSSRISVWERPDDLIGRQDVDKMVSTPPDAVVTTKPTRQSDTSESSDDDQPTPAKKVKQEDTKAVTPKEEEEKENKKTIDIGKEAAIEAEVRAARERAIVPLETRIKSFRDMLAEKDVSAFSTWEKELHKIVFDPRYLLLTSKERKQVFEKYVKERAEEERREKRNKMKERKEQFQKLLEEAGLHGKSSFSDFAQKHGRDERFKNVEKMRERESLFNEYLLEVRKKEKEEKTAKREQVKKEFIAMLREHKDIDRHSHWSDCKKKLESDWRYRVVESASTREDWFRDYIRMLKEERKKEKEKDKDHRHREKDHHKSEKKDRDRKDVDKYKEKSSKDRVDKDSSKDKKRRSEVPSEENGKEKKDAVSEKESGEIEDNDEKPSKKENDKENAEDQSDSEEDREKQKRERERRAEASLREREREVQRTLATHLRDRDKERQHHRHTEAVQHFSALLADLVRNGDLAWREAKRQLRKDHRWELAESLDREEKERLFNEHIEQLSRKKRDKFRELLDEVGASTELTASWRDIKKLLKDDPRYLKFSSSDRKCEKEFKEYIKDKLVAAKADFRELLQETKLITDKTYKKVQENSGHLAEIEEILRKDRRFLVLEAAAAERTRLLMGYLEELARRGPPPPPTASEPSRRPTTN from the exons atggaaacaaGTACCGAACAAGCCCCTGCGACTACGGAAGCTGCTCCTAATAATGAACAGGAGCACAATGAAGAGGGCATGGAAGAAACTGAAGATTACAGTTTCGATGGTGAAGATTATAGGCATTTCGTACCACGGGGTCGAGGAGGCTTTAG gGGTCGTGGCAGAGGTGGGTTTGATTTTCCCATGAGAGGTGGACCTCCAAGATTTAGAGGAAGAGGATTTGGACCTAGAGGACCAATGTTTCGGGGAGCGAATAACGGATTTCCATTTGAGGGACCTCCTAGGCCAAATTGTCCACCGGGTCCAGCAGGACCACGCTTTCGGGGACCTCCGCCATTTGATCCTAGCTGGGGACCAATGGGGCCACCAAATCTGATGGGACCACCAAATCTCATGGGACCTCCAGGAATg cCACCACCACACATGATGAATGGCCCAATTGGGACAGGTCCGGGACCATACGGACCACCTCCTGGAATGGGACCACCAAATATGAATAac ATTCCAGGTCAGCAGCAATCCCCGCAACAACAGGCGCAACAGCAAGCAAACATTCCAGGATTAGATCTCAATGGAGAGGTATGGGTAGAAACAAAAACTCCAGATGgcaaatcatattattataatatccgCACGAGAGAAACTACATGGACAAAACCAGAGGGACCAAATGTCAAAGTCATGGTACAAGACCAg ttagaACAATTGGTACATGGAGCATCTAAACAAACAACACCATCCGGAACTCCTACTTCTTCAGCTACTACTCCCaatcaaattaatgaaaatagagTATCGCAGAATAACGAACAATCTTCAACAAATAATGCAGATGCTATTAGTCAACTCAGTACAGCTCCTCCTGGTACAGGTCCACCTCCCACACTTGGTGAAACACCAGATATGAATACGCAACCAACTGATACAACACAAGCAAACG GAACAGCACCTACAACTGTAACTAATACTCCAAATATGAATACTCCAGCAgtaaatacaaatatgatGCAACCTCCTCCTAACATGATACCTATGCAACATAGAATGCCAAATCAATTTGGTGGTCCAATTGCAACACAATTTGGAGCAGCACCTTTTGGTATGCCACCACCAGGATTTCAACCTTTTGGAGGCTATGGCCCACCTCAAGCAAATTGGg GTATGCCACAAATGCCACATGGAGTAATGGCACCACAAGCTCCAGCAGAAGATCCTGCTATATTAGCTCAATTAGATCAAGAATTAGTAGCATCTGCTATGGTATGGACAGAACATCGTGCACCAGAtggaagattatattattataatagtaaagCTGGAGAATCTGTTTGGGAAAAACCACAAGCTTTAAAAGATCTTGAAA aTGCAAAATTAGCGTTACGACAGAAAGCAGAAGAAGCAGCTGCCAATACTACAAATACTACTGTTAGTACTTCCACTGTTACTAATAACAATGCAACCACTGAGCCTACAAAACAAGAAAAACCTCAAGAAAGTAATCACGAAACCAAAGATAGTGTAAAGGAAGCAGATGCTAATAAaccgaaaaaagaagaaactacACCTAAGGAAGCTGCCAAACCTCAAGATAAATCTAGACCAATCTCTAGTACACCAGTACCTGGAACTCCTTg GTGCGTTGTTTGGACAGGCGATGGACgtgtattcttttataatcctTCATCGCGTATTTCTGTTTGGGAAAGACCAGATGATCTCATTGGTCGTCAAGATGTCGATAAAATGGTATCTACCCCACCAGATGCAGTAGTAACTACTAAACCAACGCGTCAATCAGATACAAGTGAAAGCAGTGACGATGATCAACCAACACCGGCAAAAAAAGTGAAACAAGAAGATACAAAag CTGTAACaccaaaagaagaagaagaaaaagaaaataaaaagactaTTGATATCGGGAAAGAAGCTGCAATAGAGGCTGAAGTACGAGCTGCTAGAGAAAGAGCAATTGTTCCTTTGGAAACaagaattaaatcatttaggGATATGCTTGCAGAAAaagat GTATCCGCGTTTAGTACATGGGAAAAGGAACTTCATAAAATTGTGTTTGATCCTCGGTACTTACTTTTGACATCAAAGGAGAGGAAACAAGTTTTCGAGAAGTACGTCAAGGAGAGAGCAGAAGAAGAAAGGCGGGAAAAGAGGaacaaaatgaaagaaaggaaagaacaatttcaaaaattattagaagaagCAGGACTTCATGGAAA atctTCATTTAGTGATTTTGCTCAAAAACATGGGCGTGATGAACGGTTTAAGAATGTAGAAAAGATGCGTGAACGAGAGAGCCTATTCAACGAATATCTGCTGGAAGtgcgaaagaaggaaaaagaggaaaaaacagCAAAACGAGAGCag GTGAAAAAGGAATTCATAGCGATGCTACGTGAACACAAAGACATCGACAGGCATTCGCATTGGAGCGattgtaagaaaaaattggaatctgATTGGAGATACAGAGTCGTAGAATCGGCAAGCACGAGAGAAGATTGGTTTAGGGATTACATTCGTATGCtaaaggaggagaggaaaaaggagaaggagaaagacaAAGACCACCGGCACAGAGAAAAAGATCATCATAAATCGGAGAAGAAGGATAGAGACCGTAAGGATGTTGATAAGTATAAGGAAAAATCATCAAAGGATCGGGTTGACAAGGACAGTTCAAAGGATAAAAAACGCAGGAGCGAAGTACCTTCGGAGGAAAATggtaaagaaaagaaggatgcAGTATCGGAGAAAGAAAGTGGAGAAATTGAAGATAACGATGAGAAAccatcgaaaaaagaaaatgac AAGGAGAATGCGGAAGACCAATCTGATTCTGAAGAAGATCGTGAGAAACAGAAACGAGAGCGTGAAAGAAGGGCGGAAGCGAGCCTtcgtgaaagagaaagagaagttcAAAGAACTCTTGCTACACATCTTCGCGACAGAGACAAGGAAAGGCAACATCATCGTCATACAGAAGCTGTACAACATTTCAGTGCTCTTCTTGCTGATTTA GTGAGAAATGGTGATTTAGCTTGGAGAGAAGCTAAACGACAATTAAGGAAGGATCATAGATGGGAATTAGCTGAAAGTTTAGATCgtgaggaaaaagaaagattatttaatgaaCATATAGAACAGCTTAGTCGCAAAAAACGTGATAAATTCCGAGAACTTCTTGATGAAGTAGGAGCTTCTACTGAATTAACTGCATCGTGgcgagatataaaaaaattactgaaaGACGACCCtagatatcttaaattttcatccaGTGATCGA aaatgtgaaaaagaatttaaagagtatattaaagataaacttGTCGCAGCTAAAGCCGATTTTAGAGAACTTCTACaa gAAACAAAACTTATTACTGATAAGACATACAAAAAAGTACAAGAAAATAGCGGACATTTAgcagaaattgaagaaattttgaggAAGGATAGAAGATTTCTTGTATTGGAAGCAGCTGCTGCTGAACGAACACGTTTATTAATGGGATATTTAGAAGAATTGGCACGTAGGGGTCCACCTCCGCCACCTACTGCTTCCGAACCTTCAAGAAGACCAACCACAAA CTAA